In Streptomyces sp. NBC_01426, one genomic interval encodes:
- the sfnG gene encoding dimethylsulfone monooxygenase SfnG: protein MSLLSTDTPLSFAYWVPNVSGGLVTSTIEQRTDWGYDYNRELAVLAENSGFDYALSQVRYMAGYGAEYQHESTSFSLALLLATERLKVIAAVHPGLWHPGVLAKLGATTDHLSKGRFAVNVVSGWFKDEFTALGEPWLEHDERYRRSEEFIRALRAVWTEDHAELAGDFYRIRDFSLKPKPLNTPERPHPEIFQGGNSTAARAMAGRVSDWYFSNGKDFDGVREQVADVRASADAAGRRVRFGLNGFLIARDTEAEAREVLREIVAKANTEAVHGFGSAVRQAGRSTADGKGMWQDSTFEDLVQYNDGFRTGLIGTPEQIAERIVAYKLLGVDLLLLGFLHYLEEVEYFGKRVLPLVRELEAALPEREPATVPA from the coding sequence ATGTCCCTCCTGTCCACAGACACGCCTTTGAGCTTCGCCTATTGGGTGCCCAACGTGAGCGGTGGCCTCGTCACCAGCACGATCGAACAGCGCACCGACTGGGGCTACGACTACAACCGCGAACTGGCCGTTCTCGCCGAGAACAGCGGCTTCGACTACGCCCTGAGCCAGGTCCGCTACATGGCCGGCTACGGCGCGGAGTACCAGCACGAGTCGACGAGCTTCAGCCTGGCCCTGCTCCTCGCCACCGAGCGGCTCAAGGTCATCGCCGCCGTGCACCCCGGGCTGTGGCACCCGGGCGTGCTCGCCAAGCTCGGTGCCACGACCGACCACCTGTCCAAGGGCCGCTTCGCCGTGAACGTCGTCAGCGGGTGGTTCAAGGACGAGTTCACCGCTCTGGGCGAACCCTGGTTGGAGCACGACGAACGCTACCGGCGCTCCGAGGAGTTCATCCGTGCCCTGCGCGCGGTGTGGACCGAGGACCACGCCGAGCTGGCCGGGGACTTCTACCGCATCAGGGACTTCTCACTGAAGCCCAAGCCGCTGAACACCCCCGAGCGCCCCCACCCGGAGATCTTCCAGGGCGGGAACTCCACCGCCGCCCGCGCCATGGCCGGCCGGGTCTCCGACTGGTACTTCAGCAACGGCAAGGACTTCGACGGCGTGCGCGAGCAGGTCGCTGACGTCCGGGCATCGGCCGACGCGGCCGGACGACGAGTGCGCTTCGGACTCAACGGGTTCCTGATCGCCCGCGACACCGAGGCCGAGGCGCGCGAGGTGCTGCGCGAGATCGTCGCGAAGGCGAACACCGAGGCGGTGCACGGTTTCGGATCCGCCGTCCGTCAGGCAGGACGGTCGACCGCCGACGGCAAGGGCATGTGGCAGGACTCCACGTTCGAGGACCTCGTCCAGTACAACGACGGCTTCCGGACCGGACTGATCGGCACGCCCGAGCAGATCGCCGAACGCATCGTCGCCTACAAGCTGCTCGGCGTCGACCTGCTCCTCCTCGGCTTCCTGCACTACCTGGAGGAGGTCGAGTACTTCGGCAAGCGCGTCCTGCCTCTGGTGCGCGAGCTGGAGGCCGCGCTGCCGGAGCGGGAGCCCGCCACCGTACCGGCCTGA
- a CDS encoding putative leader peptide produces MPNRPRCVPAVRSMAMGLSSVRKGGDVAMRNPGNPAGLTRRRHVDLVRVSSALCPYRG; encoded by the coding sequence ATGCCGAATCGACCCCGATGCGTTCCAGCGGTACGCTCCATGGCGATGGGGCTGTCGAGCGTACGGAAAGGCGGTGACGTGGCGATGAGGAATCCAGGGAATCCCGCAGGACTGACCCGGCGCCGTCACGTCGACCTCGTCCGTGTCTCCAGCGCCCTGTGTCCGTACCGGGGTTGA
- a CDS encoding LysR family transcriptional regulator codes for MRIEQLEYITAVTRLGSLRRAAESLHVSQPALSETVRNLERELGVDLLDRRRSGARISDAGRELLPHIVGVLDAVDTLRRAADARHRTTRTIRLGTVNAATVPLLVPTLQAFRRSHPQTLIEVTGGRQADIHRELLEGGLDLGLINYLQGDDKPPGLHTTELLRGRPVVCVRSDSRLAALPEVSVAELLAEPLIVMRAGYVMHRYVHRLLEGRDPVFSYSTDGAEMGKLMVAEGLGATVLPDFSVTGDPLERAGIITQRPLAGEVPAVLMVIQRPQSTTTTRSVHALHTMFVRSAAAYTGAGPERGDATATVGWP; via the coding sequence TTGCGGATAGAACAGCTGGAATACATCACGGCCGTGACCCGGCTCGGATCGCTGCGCCGCGCGGCAGAGTCTCTGCACGTCTCCCAGCCGGCCCTGAGCGAGACGGTCCGCAATCTGGAACGCGAGCTGGGTGTCGACCTCCTGGACCGCCGCCGCTCCGGTGCCCGGATCAGCGACGCCGGCCGTGAGCTGTTGCCGCACATCGTCGGGGTGCTGGACGCGGTCGACACGCTGCGCCGCGCCGCCGACGCGCGGCACCGCACCACCCGCACGATCCGGCTGGGCACCGTGAACGCGGCGACGGTGCCACTGCTCGTGCCCACCCTTCAGGCGTTCCGCCGCTCCCATCCGCAGACCCTCATCGAGGTCACCGGTGGCCGACAGGCCGACATCCACCGGGAATTGCTGGAGGGTGGACTGGACCTCGGCCTGATCAACTATCTCCAAGGCGACGACAAGCCGCCAGGGCTGCACACCACCGAACTGCTGCGCGGGCGCCCCGTGGTGTGCGTGCGCTCCGACAGCCGGCTCGCGGCGCTGCCCGAGGTGTCGGTGGCCGAGCTCCTCGCGGAGCCGCTGATCGTGATGCGGGCCGGCTATGTGATGCACCGGTACGTGCACCGGCTCCTGGAGGGACGCGATCCGGTGTTCTCGTACTCCACGGACGGCGCCGAGATGGGGAAGCTGATGGTCGCCGAGGGGTTGGGGGCCACCGTGCTGCCGGACTTCAGCGTCACCGGCGACCCGTTGGAGCGCGCCGGGATCATCACCCAACGTCCGCTCGCGGGCGAGGTGCCGGCCGTGCTGATGGTGATCCAGCGCCCGCAGTCGACCACCACGACGAGGTCGGTGCACGCCCTGCACACGATGTTCGTGCGCAGCGCCGCGGCCTACACGGGGGCGGGTCCGGAGCGTGGGGATGCGACGGCGACCGTCGGGTGGCCGTAG
- a CDS encoding ion transporter: MTDLTAVDAGRRRLAARCREVCEAPPFSIGVFAAILLNAALLGVETYSGLAVDYGPLLHLAERFCVIAFTLEMLVRLGAHADRPKAFFRDPWNVFDLLVVSSAFVPFLRENTTLLRLLRLARVLRTARFMPQLRVLLVAVGRSLPGTVSFLFVGALILYVYAMIGWICFAAHDPQHYGSLGRAGLTLFLLMTLEGLGDAVHAGLAVSPFSILYYASYVLLASFVLVNVLIGVVLNSLEEAREMEAAEALRESAAHAADTPAPSVGVGAAGAEPEPADALRLRIAAVRSALDDMEAQLDVPHAPDAASIGGSPPPAHASAGAV; the protein is encoded by the coding sequence ATGACCGACCTCACCGCGGTGGACGCGGGACGCAGGAGACTGGCCGCGCGGTGCCGCGAGGTGTGCGAGGCGCCGCCGTTCTCGATCGGCGTGTTCGCGGCGATCCTCCTCAACGCCGCGCTGCTGGGCGTCGAGACGTACAGCGGCCTCGCCGTCGACTACGGGCCCCTACTCCACCTGGCCGAACGATTCTGCGTGATCGCGTTCACCCTGGAGATGCTGGTCCGCCTGGGTGCGCACGCCGATCGACCGAAAGCTTTCTTCCGGGATCCCTGGAACGTGTTCGACCTGCTGGTCGTCTCCTCCGCCTTCGTGCCGTTCCTGCGGGAGAACACCACCCTGTTGAGGCTGCTGCGGCTCGCGCGGGTCCTGCGCACCGCGCGGTTCATGCCGCAGTTGCGCGTCCTGTTGGTCGCCGTGGGCCGCAGCCTGCCCGGCACCGTCAGCTTCCTGTTCGTCGGTGCGCTGATCCTCTACGTGTACGCGATGATCGGCTGGATCTGCTTCGCCGCGCACGACCCCCAGCACTACGGCTCCCTCGGCCGCGCCGGGCTGACCCTCTTCCTCCTGATGACGCTGGAGGGTCTCGGCGACGCCGTGCACGCCGGGCTGGCCGTCTCCCCCTTCAGCATCCTGTACTACGCCTCCTACGTCCTGCTCGCCTCGTTCGTACTCGTCAACGTGCTGATCGGCGTCGTCCTCAACTCCCTTGAGGAAGCACGTGAGATGGAGGCGGCCGAAGCCCTTCGGGAGAGCGCCGCGCACGCGGCCGACACACCCGCCCCATCGGTCGGGGTCGGCGCCGCGGGGGCGGAACCGGAGCCGGCCGACGCGCTGCGTCTGCGCATCGCCGCGGTGCGCAGTGCGCTCGACGACATGGAGGCCCAACTCGACGTCCCGCACGCCCCGGACGCGGCCTCGATCGGCGGTTCCCCTCCCCCGGCCCACGCCTCGGCCGGCGCCGTGTGA
- a CDS encoding putative glycolipid-binding domain-containing protein, giving the protein MDDSAHFTRTWQVTASGGYDTAWGRFEEDRLQARGRALGLEDGPYWVTYRLVTGPRFVTRELHVTVDGPGAARRELDLRRDEAGRWTVDGQPREEFEGALDCDLGLCPLTNTMPVLRHGLHLGDAGAPERPFLMAWVSVPDLVVTPSEQVYTPLGRHRVRYASGSFTADVEFDADGLVRHYPGLATGLHAGPEGSAS; this is encoded by the coding sequence ATGGACGACTCGGCACACTTCACGCGCACCTGGCAGGTCACGGCCTCGGGCGGATACGACACCGCGTGGGGGCGGTTCGAGGAGGACCGCCTCCAGGCGCGGGGCCGGGCGCTGGGGCTGGAGGACGGCCCGTACTGGGTCACGTACCGGCTCGTGACCGGTCCCCGCTTCGTCACGCGGGAGCTGCACGTCACCGTCGACGGTCCCGGTGCCGCGAGGCGTGAACTCGACCTGCGTCGGGACGAGGCGGGACGGTGGACGGTCGACGGGCAGCCGCGGGAGGAGTTCGAGGGCGCCCTCGACTGCGACCTCGGCCTGTGCCCGCTGACGAACACGATGCCCGTGCTGCGGCACGGGCTCCACCTGGGGGACGCGGGCGCACCGGAACGGCCGTTCCTGATGGCCTGGGTGTCCGTTCCCGATCTCGTCGTGACGCCGTCGGAGCAGGTGTACACGCCGCTGGGTCGCCACCGGGTCCGCTACGCCTCCGGCTCGTTCACCGCCGACGTCGAGTTCGACGCCGACGGGCTCGTCCGCCACTACCCGGGCCTGGCCACCGGCCTGCACGCCGGGCCCGAAGGGTCGGCGTCATGA
- a CDS encoding phospholipase D family protein has translation MKLSDWMITADERGNAATRLDARHPDGAAWTRGNQVRPLVHGATYFAELLEGIRAQREGDLLLFTDWRGDPDERLDGPGTEIGAVLGEAARRGVIVKGLIWRSHLDGLQFSESENRHLGEEIEEAGGECLLDMRVRPGGSHHQKLVVLRHPGRPHLDVAYVGGIDLCHGRNDDASHRGDPQAPPFASAYGDRPPWHDVQLAVRGPAVGDIEAGFRERWCDPGPLSRSPMVRLRALLDREDTVADRLPPQLPDPRPCGNQAVQILRTYPNRLWRGYPFAPDGERSIARSYLKALRRARALIYLEDQYLWSPKVVESFARALRDNPELRLIAVIPTVPEQDGRVTLPMNLVGRLTALEALRRASADRVAIYGLENHAGTPVYVHAKVCVIDDVWASVGSDNVNLRSWTHDSELNCAVLDETADVRPPLDPGGLGDGARRHARDLRLELSLEHLDAAAPDSRYPADLVCDPVAAFDAFASSAAALDAWHDGGCGGPRPAGRLRTYRPPDLSRTTRGVVMPLYRLLVDPDGRPFGLRRRNAF, from the coding sequence GTGAAGCTCAGTGACTGGATGATCACCGCCGATGAACGCGGCAACGCCGCGACCCGGCTCGACGCGCGCCACCCCGACGGAGCCGCCTGGACCCGCGGGAACCAGGTGCGCCCCCTGGTGCACGGCGCGACGTACTTCGCCGAACTGCTGGAAGGGATCCGCGCGCAGCGCGAGGGCGATCTCCTGCTGTTCACGGACTGGCGCGGCGACCCCGACGAGCGGCTCGACGGCCCTGGCACGGAGATCGGCGCCGTACTGGGCGAAGCGGCGCGGCGCGGAGTCATCGTCAAAGGGCTGATCTGGCGCTCCCACCTGGACGGGCTCCAGTTCAGCGAGAGCGAGAACCGCCACCTCGGCGAGGAGATCGAGGAGGCCGGCGGCGAGTGCCTGCTCGACATGCGCGTGCGCCCCGGGGGTTCCCACCACCAGAAGCTGGTCGTCCTGCGCCATCCCGGGCGCCCCCACCTCGACGTCGCGTACGTCGGTGGCATCGACCTCTGCCACGGCCGCAACGACGACGCCTCGCACCGCGGCGACCCCCAGGCGCCGCCCTTCGCCTCCGCCTACGGGGACCGCCCACCGTGGCACGACGTGCAACTGGCCGTCCGCGGCCCGGCCGTCGGCGACATCGAGGCGGGGTTCCGGGAGCGTTGGTGCGACCCCGGCCCCCTCAGTCGCAGCCCGATGGTCCGGTTGCGCGCGCTCCTGGACCGGGAGGACACGGTCGCGGACCGCCTTCCCCCTCAGCTGCCCGACCCCCGACCGTGCGGAAATCAGGCCGTACAGATCCTGCGCACCTACCCCAACCGGCTGTGGCGCGGCTACCCCTTCGCGCCCGACGGGGAACGCAGCATCGCGCGCAGCTACCTCAAGGCGCTGCGGCGGGCGCGGGCGCTGATCTACCTGGAGGACCAGTACCTGTGGTCCCCGAAGGTGGTCGAGTCCTTCGCCCGGGCGCTGCGCGACAACCCGGAACTGCGCCTGATCGCCGTGATCCCCACGGTCCCCGAACAGGACGGACGGGTCACGCTGCCGATGAACCTCGTCGGACGGCTCACCGCGCTGGAGGCGCTGCGGCGTGCGAGCGCCGACCGCGTCGCGATCTACGGGCTGGAGAACCACGCGGGGACTCCCGTGTACGTGCACGCCAAGGTCTGCGTGATCGACGACGTCTGGGCCTCGGTCGGATCGGACAACGTGAACCTCCGCTCCTGGACACACGACTCGGAACTCAACTGCGCCGTGCTGGACGAGACCGCCGACGTCCGCCCACCGCTCGACCCCGGAGGACTCGGGGACGGTGCCCGCCGCCACGCCAGGGACCTGCGGCTGGAACTCTCGCTCGAACACCTCGATGCCGCGGCCCCCGATTCACGGTACCCGGCCGATCTCGTGTGCGACCCGGTCGCCGCCTTCGACGCGTTCGCGTCGAGCGCCGCCGCACTCGACGCGTGGCACGACGGCGGGTGCGGGGGCCCCCGGCCGGCGGGCCGCCTGCGGACCTACCGCCCGCCCGACCTGTCGCGCACCACGCGCGGGGTCGTCATGCCGTTGTACCGGTTGCTCGTCGACCCCGACGGCCGTCCGTTCGGGCTCCGACGCCGCAACGCCTTCTGA
- a CDS encoding phytase, with protein MTPPRRLHAASVVAAALVVLTAAAPQQAQAARPLPSVTPRSETATLYDDEAGGNANADDPAIWRNAADPDRSLVIATAKEGGLRVYDLDARQVQAVAAPSTGAPDDAPGRFNNVDLVHGLRLSGGRADVAVTTDRGNDRLRVYRVQAGRPGGPLVDVTDPGAPPVFSADQAEINEQRTAYGLATWTDARTGRSYALVSRRNQTRLALLELTPTAAGTVTYRTVRTLDLPSSFRLPNGRTWSPCAEPGELPQVEGMVVDPANGVLYAGQEDVGIWRLPADLTGTPKLIDKVREYGVPGVYDEKTEECAAGADPGFGGRRLAADVEGLTLVTGRGGDGHLLASSQGDDTFAVYDREVDEHNAYEGGFRVSAANATLDGSEQCDGAAVLNAPLGRRFPRGLLVVQDGRDTPADTEREATGFKFVDLGSVLDRL; from the coding sequence GTGACCCCTCCGCGCCGTCTGCACGCGGCATCCGTCGTCGCTGCCGCGCTCGTCGTCCTGACCGCGGCGGCCCCGCAGCAGGCACAGGCCGCGCGCCCGCTGCCCTCCGTCACCCCGCGGTCGGAGACGGCGACGCTGTACGACGACGAGGCCGGAGGCAACGCCAACGCCGACGATCCCGCGATCTGGCGCAACGCCGCCGATCCCGATCGCAGCCTGGTCATCGCCACCGCGAAGGAGGGCGGGCTGCGCGTCTACGACCTCGACGCCCGCCAGGTCCAGGCGGTCGCCGCGCCGTCCACGGGCGCGCCCGACGACGCCCCCGGGCGCTTCAACAACGTCGATCTCGTGCACGGTCTGCGCCTGTCCGGCGGACGGGCCGACGTGGCCGTGACCACGGACCGCGGGAACGACCGGCTGCGGGTGTACCGGGTGCAGGCAGGCCGGCCCGGTGGGCCGCTGGTCGACGTGACCGATCCGGGCGCTCCGCCGGTGTTCTCCGCCGACCAGGCCGAGATCAACGAGCAGCGGACCGCCTACGGTCTCGCCACCTGGACCGATGCCCGTACCGGTCGCTCGTACGCGCTGGTCAGCCGCCGCAACCAGACCCGGCTCGCCCTCCTGGAACTCACGCCGACGGCTGCCGGCACCGTCACCTACCGCACGGTCCGCACGCTCGACCTGCCGTCCTCGTTCCGGCTTCCGAACGGCAGGACGTGGAGCCCCTGCGCCGAGCCCGGGGAACTCCCCCAGGTCGAGGGCATGGTCGTCGACCCGGCCAACGGTGTCCTGTACGCGGGCCAGGAGGACGTGGGCATCTGGCGGCTGCCCGCCGACCTCACCGGCACGCCGAAGCTCATCGACAAGGTCCGCGAGTACGGCGTCCCCGGGGTGTACGACGAGAAGACCGAGGAGTGCGCCGCGGGCGCCGACCCGGGCTTCGGCGGCCGTCGGCTCGCCGCGGACGTCGAGGGACTGACCCTGGTCACGGGGCGTGGCGGCGACGGCCACCTGCTCGCGTCCAGCCAGGGCGACGACACCTTCGCGGTTTACGACCGGGAGGTCGACGAGCACAACGCGTACGAGGGCGGCTTCCGCGTGTCGGCCGCGAATGCCACGCTCGACGGCTCGGAGCAGTGTGACGGGGCGGCCGTGCTCAACGCTCCGCTGGGCAGGCGCTTCCCGCGCGGTCTGCTCGTCGTCCAAGACGGCCGGGACACCCCGGCGGACACGGAGCGGGAGGCCACCGGCTTCAAGTTCGTGGACCTGGGCAGCGTGCTCGACCGACTCTGA
- a CDS encoding ATP-binding protein, protein MNDIQATDTSVPADLVIEDDCAAGIARARDVARVYAASLDPAAPADTSDALQLVVSELTTNALRHGGGHYTLHLSSGPDSVSVAVSDNSSVLPQERTPDLAGRAGGFGWHMVRHYCRSLAVTLVPGEGKTILAVLPL, encoded by the coding sequence ATGAACGACATTCAGGCGACAGACACGTCAGTCCCCGCTGATCTGGTGATCGAGGACGATTGCGCGGCCGGCATCGCCCGGGCCCGCGACGTCGCCCGCGTCTACGCCGCCAGTCTCGATCCCGCCGCTCCGGCCGACACCTCGGACGCCCTCCAGCTCGTGGTCTCCGAGCTGACCACCAACGCCCTGCGGCACGGTGGCGGCCACTACACCCTCCACCTGAGTTCGGGACCCGACAGTGTGAGCGTCGCGGTGAGTGACAACAGCTCCGTACTCCCCCAGGAGCGCACCCCCGACCTCGCCGGACGTGCGGGCGGTTTCGGCTGGCACATGGTCCGCCACTACTGCCGCAGCCTGGCCGTCACCCTGGTGCCGGGGGAGGGAAAGACCATCCTCGCCGTCCTGCCCCTGTGA
- a CDS encoding DUF6003 family protein, protein MADDAYLFLLPERHPRLGAALAAVMPLECAETPAVHGWLQAHGTSESSGHVRILPAGSDVLIPEDAERLPVPLSDDETARVHQECASPSVTHMEAELLEYKHTTEDWEALVHRALTAGIPAPRIVQLTGLDPQNVAHLIQA, encoded by the coding sequence ATGGCCGATGACGCCTACCTGTTCCTGCTCCCCGAACGCCATCCGCGGCTCGGGGCGGCCCTGGCCGCCGTGATGCCCCTGGAATGCGCCGAGACTCCCGCCGTCCACGGATGGCTGCAGGCTCACGGCACGTCAGAGTCGTCGGGGCACGTCAGGATCCTGCCGGCCGGGTCGGACGTACTCATTCCCGAGGACGCGGAGCGGCTTCCCGTCCCGCTGAGCGACGACGAGACGGCTCGCGTGCACCAGGAGTGCGCGTCCCCGTCGGTCACGCACATGGAAGCGGAACTCCTGGAGTACAAGCACACGACCGAGGACTGGGAAGCGCTCGTCCACCGGGCTCTGACCGCCGGCATTCCCGCGCCCCGGATCGTCCAGCTGACCGGCCTGGACCCG